In Streptomyces longhuiensis, the following proteins share a genomic window:
- a CDS encoding class I SAM-dependent methyltransferase, giving the protein MTTTSAPPGLRDFYEDPATPVASGEQRSHRQARALAVALGRPAPVPATVVDIGCGDGQAAATAAPLLAGHRIVGVDWSQDALKRARARIPDVVRGELTASGLPFAAGSADAVLFSEVIEHLVDPDAALDEIRRILRPGGHLMLSTPNLAAWYNRALLLAGVQPVFSEVSLRGVHGRPGSEVVGHLRLYTARALRSFVAAAGFDVVRVTGAPFHGVPRPLRPLDRLACAAPSLSSILLLHARKT; this is encoded by the coding sequence ATGACCACCACGTCCGCCCCGCCCGGGCTGCGGGACTTCTACGAGGACCCGGCGACCCCGGTCGCCTCCGGCGAACAGCGCTCCCACCGCCAGGCCCGCGCGCTCGCCGTCGCGCTCGGCCGGCCCGCGCCCGTCCCCGCCACCGTCGTCGACATCGGCTGCGGAGACGGACAGGCCGCCGCCACCGCCGCGCCGCTCCTCGCGGGCCACCGCATCGTCGGCGTCGACTGGTCGCAGGACGCCCTCAAGCGGGCCAGGGCCCGCATCCCGGACGTGGTGCGCGGTGAACTCACCGCGAGCGGGCTGCCGTTCGCGGCGGGATCCGCCGACGCCGTCCTGTTCAGCGAGGTGATCGAGCATCTCGTCGACCCCGATGCCGCGCTGGACGAGATCCGCCGGATCCTGCGCCCCGGCGGCCATCTCATGCTGTCCACGCCGAACCTCGCCGCCTGGTACAACCGCGCGCTGCTGCTCGCCGGGGTGCAGCCCGTCTTCTCCGAGGTCAGCCTGCGCGGGGTGCACGGCCGCCCGGGCAGCGAGGTCGTGGGCCATCTGCGGCTGTACACCGCCCGCGCGCTGCGCTCGTTCGTGGCGGCGGCGGGCTTCGACGTCGTACGGGTCACGGGCGCGCCCTTCCACGGGGTGCCGCGCCCGCTGCGCCCCCTGGACCGGCTCGCCTGCGCGGCGCCGTCCCTCTCCTCGATCCTCCTGCTGCACGCCAGGAAGACGTGA
- a CDS encoding condensation protein, whose translation MSVPAPVAPRRVPFPVVDEVARHCLQDEEPETVHIEVHLPGAPDPARLTAAFAEALRRHPRILMREAAGPWYRRRYEWELTRGPDVDVVTFPPPGPDALEDARTRALTHAPPLTASPPIRLEVVREREDGAAVLFLTINHTALDGPACLRVLATAAEIYGGHDDAPGSPAPHRAPHGAPGPALRGPSPWTPPARVAPGTPDTSPAVPPGNGLLVADLPVPHRPAGAPYTVNDQLMAATALMITHWNRERGARPRPLRITMPVDDRPRGADMPIGNGTRLVEVTFEPEELTATGIPLLLHRTSVRTRALKALDRPQLGHGAALLTAPLAPVAWRAAVTRGLRRAAAPWTSTTLLSNIGRVPYPLDFGDAGRAHAVWFSAPARMPRGLTVTTASTAGRLHLALRWSRTLLGPGDGDRLRDLFEHYLHATQEATP comes from the coding sequence ATGAGCGTGCCGGCCCCCGTCGCGCCGCGGCGCGTCCCGTTCCCCGTGGTCGACGAGGTCGCCCGGCACTGTCTCCAGGACGAGGAGCCGGAGACCGTCCACATCGAGGTCCACCTGCCGGGTGCCCCGGACCCCGCCCGGCTGACGGCCGCCTTCGCCGAGGCGCTGCGCCGCCATCCGCGCATCCTGATGCGGGAGGCGGCGGGCCCCTGGTACCGGCGGCGCTACGAGTGGGAGCTGACCCGCGGACCCGATGTGGACGTGGTCACCTTCCCGCCGCCGGGACCGGACGCGCTCGAGGACGCCAGGACGCGCGCGCTGACGCACGCCCCGCCGCTGACCGCGTCGCCGCCGATCCGTCTGGAGGTGGTGCGGGAGCGGGAGGACGGTGCCGCGGTCCTCTTCCTCACCATCAACCACACCGCTCTGGACGGCCCGGCCTGCCTGCGCGTCCTCGCGACGGCGGCCGAGATCTACGGGGGCCACGACGACGCCCCCGGCTCGCCCGCGCCGCACCGGGCGCCGCATGGGGCGCCGGGGCCCGCCCTGCGCGGGCCCTCGCCGTGGACCCCGCCCGCCCGCGTCGCCCCCGGCACCCCCGACACCTCCCCCGCCGTCCCGCCCGGCAACGGCCTCCTGGTCGCGGACCTGCCCGTGCCGCACCGGCCCGCCGGCGCCCCGTACACCGTCAACGACCAGCTCATGGCCGCCACCGCCCTGATGATCACGCACTGGAACCGGGAGCGGGGCGCGCGCCCGCGCCCCCTGCGCATCACGATGCCGGTGGACGACCGGCCCCGGGGCGCGGACATGCCCATCGGCAACGGCACCCGGCTCGTCGAAGTCACCTTCGAACCAGAGGAGTTGACGGCCACCGGCATTCCGCTCCTGCTGCACCGCACCTCGGTGCGCACCCGCGCGCTCAAGGCCCTCGACCGGCCCCAGCTCGGTCACGGCGCCGCCCTCCTGACCGCTCCGCTCGCCCCGGTCGCCTGGCGTGCCGCGGTCACCCGCGGGCTGCGCAGGGCCGCCGCACCCTGGACGTCGACCACGCTGCTCAGCAACATCGGCCGCGTCCCCTACCCGCTCGACTTCGGCGACGCGGGCCGCGCCCACGCCGTCTGGTTCTCGGCCCCCGCGCGCATGCCGCGCGGCCTGACCGTGACGACCGCGTCCACGGCGGGCCGGCTGCACCTCGCCCTGCGCTGGTCGCGCACCCTGCTCGGACCGGGCGACGGCGACCGGCTGCGGGACCTGTTCGAGCACTACCTGCACGCGACGCAGGAGGCGACGCCATGA